The genomic stretch TTAGTACCTATCCTGTTGACAAGCCAATTCGTCCCGCAACTACCAACTTCTTTATGAACTTTGAACTTATAAGTTGACCATCAGCCAATCTGACGAGTGAATACCATTTATAACTGTTAGTTACCAACAGGGTCGGTTAAGATGAGTTACTGTCTGCCCTTACTCCTTCCCCTGGTCTTCGTGAAAACCCTGTGACCTGATTAGTGTAGCGTCATTCTGAGGGAGGAGGCTTCACTAGGCATTCATTGCAATAGATCAAAGAATTTCTCTAGTACTGAGGTCTTCGTTTCGCTTTCATGTTGTTGCTGTCTCGGTACTAGGTCCATTGTCTCCCGAAACTTGTTTGGCTATAGCACGTGAATCCTAGGAAACTATACCGTGGGATCACCATGTCCCTCACAAGTTTGCGAACTCTTGTCGACTTTTAACGAGGATGAAGTGGAATAACGCGAGAGGTGTACGGTATTGTTGCAGGAAGCATGGACTCACTTCAATTCGCTTGGATCAGCATGAGCCATCAATATTTGGTTATTTCGTTCTCAGCAATTGCGTGCAAAGGACATGGAGTGGATCTATATGACCCATCAAAATTTGGTTACTTGGTACCCAGCAATTGCTTGCACAGGATATGGAATTGCTTTACTAAAGTAAATACCACAGCCTGTAGAGAAGCACACAATCAATTTTAGACCCGGTTTGAGAGGCAAAGTTGAGTGATTCTCAAAGAGTTTCTGGTCAATAATACACTACTTTTCTGTCTTATCTCTAGCATTGCACCGAGGAGAGAGTACTTTTATAGTCAGTGTTTTGCCCACCTTGTCCTTCAATTGTGCATCAGAAGAATCATCATGGACAGCACACATCTTCACATGACAATCAATGTAGGAAGCCTTGTAAGATCAAGTGTCCTGAACTCGCCACCTAGGGATTTCCCTCATATTTCCCCTGATCTTATATGTTTTGAGCAGATTCGAGATAGCTTGAGACATGGGCGGAGAGAGAAAAAACAGACTAAGCACCTGTTTATGTGGGTGGAGAAGCGATGGCAAGGGTAAAGTCCAAAGAACAAAGGCCAGCTCATAACAGGATTTAAGAACACTATCAAACTGTCATAAATGGGGAATAAGAGCCCCAAGCCAAGATGGTCAATTCACCTCTGTACTCGGATAGAAAAGCTAGAACACCAAAAACGGATAGCACTTAAGAACAGTAGCTTCGGACAGGGTTCTGCACATAGATTTTTCActgtcaaaatgaaaagagcaACCTCGACTAATCAGACTTGCAACGGCACAAGAGAGCTTCAACCTTGTCGTAGGTGTGTAACTACGTAAATTGTTAGCTCAGAGAATGGAATGCATCAACAGCAAGAAGTATTTGACCAATGAACTTTAATTGCTACCTTGCCCATAGAATTACCTAATGTCAATGGGGTAACTCAATCGTCTTTCTGCATGCAGTTACCATTGAGAGCAGCGTGGTATATTCGCTTCTCAGCCAATCCGCTATCCGATAGCATCAAATTTCCCTGCAGGTGAAGAGGGAGAGCAATTTGAACCAAATAAATGAATATCTCAACTGAGTAAATAACGCAAGTGCCACAGGAGAGCAGGATATCAAGTGTGAGCACAAGGGCCGCAACAAAACAGATAATGACTAAGATACTTGTATGACAAAACAAGTAGTACatctttgagggaaaaaaaaaaaccctccccATAATAAAAAACCTTTCTGTGTCCGCTCAATTAGAAAAACCAGGCATAGGGGTGAAAAGTGAGTCAAGTAGCTCACGAGTACCTTGGGTTCGGCTCAATGAAAACTCGAAATCGACTCGCCTAATTTCCTGTCGAGCTCAAGCTACTTGAGCATATAGTCTAGTTGAGTTCGAGCACACCAGCTTGTGAGCCTTATTGAGTCTAAATAGAGCTTCTATTATTtcttataaaaacaaaaggaaaaaagacataTAAATGTAAATTTAACCCTCATAAGCATAAATGCAAGAAAATTATATGTAACATGAGTTGAGCTCAAGTATTTGGATTCTCTATTTTAATCAAGCTCGAGCTTAAATTTTCAAACTCGATTGAGCTCAAGTTGAGTTTTGAGCCCCCAATATGCAAGTTGAGATCGGCATTGTATCAACTCGATTCAGCTTGATTACACCTATTGCCAGGCGCAGAGATTACAAGGAAGGGAACATGAAGGGTCTATCTCTTTGTCAAACAGATGCAAAGCATCAGCAGGTTGTGGACTCTTGACAGGTGGATAACCAAACGAATTCATGAAAGAGGATGTTGCATTAACTGCCGGCTCCACCCTACTGTCGCCTCTGAACATCCAACggaaagacaaaaacaaaagaagcttTCAATTTAAGTGGCAAGTTGAAGCACATAGAAGTAGCGAAGAGTTTTATGCCATTAATACGTGTAAAACATACAAGACAGTAGCTCTCCTAACTTGACTGTTAAGGCCTTCATCATTGTGAGAAGTACTGACAGACTATTCAGAGATTCCATTTTTACTTCGAATACCGTAGTCCGTATGCAAAGAGTTGTTCATGTCCACTTTAGCAAATTTGAAGAGCAAAGCTTAACTAGTATTTCTTTCCCCGGTACTTTAGTAGCATATTAGTAGATGGGGACTGTTTAAACATGAATTAACACTTCAACAATCTCCATTGCCAACAGTCAAGGACATAATTGTTAAGCCCTCAGGCATTCAAAAGCAACTTATTAACTAGTGAATTTTAAACTGTCAAACAATATTCAAGAAATAGGACCATACCATTACAGCCATTAACCTTCTGACATTATCTGCATAAAGTTTCGGATCATCCTGTTCTTGCTTTGAAGGGTAGTAAAGAGGTAGATATGTTACCTCCAAGTGATTAACGAATTGACAGAGGAGAAAAATAAGATGGCGCACCTGCAAATGATATTCTTCATTATATACATGTAAAACATATTcaaaaaaaaccccccccccTGGGGCCCGTAgtctctccccccctccccccctcaaAAAGCAATGGTTTAAAACCCCCCCCCCCTCGCAATTTATATTACTCCCTCGCATGTTTTGGTTTGTGGTCCCCCCCCCCTTTtcctccccccccctccccccccgcCCGGCctggggataaaaaaaaaaaaaaaaaaaaaaaaaaaaaaacatattcaaGACAATATCTCTCCTAACTTGACTGTTAAGGACTTGATGCAATGGGACTCAGCAGACTGATAACAGCAATGAAAGCACGAATGCTGGATAAATAGCACCGTGGTTCCAACAACTGTTCTATAGAATTGAAAAACTGTTTCTTGAGTTGCTATAAACAAACTGGAGGACCAATTCTTATTAAAAACACACACAACCTCAGGGGTGAGGGGGAAATTTTCAAGCATGTGCTCCAAGATAGTAGCGGTCCCACACATATGCAGATTTATTGCAAGAAAATGCTTGCAATTCTGTCAGTTTAGAGATCATCAGAGAAGTTGTTCTGAAGAATCCACCTTATATTTACCTCACGAGGAggtttcctttctcttcttttaagCGACAATGTTTACACAATATATATCTGGCAACATTTCAAATCTATtgagccaaaaataaaaattgcatcACACTGACCCCAGATATTGAGTCCCAGGCAGGACTAAATCTCTCATAAGGATATCTAAGAATCACTGGGAGCACAGGGGCGTTTGACAAAAAAGCACCTGTCttaaatggaagaagaaattccCCATTTGTGGTTGTGCCTTCTGCAGGACATTAGGAGATGTGTTAAAGCAGACAAACCGGTGTAGAAGAAAAGGGAGATCGCAATAAATATGGATCATCTAAGTAGTCAAGCAGTTATCCATATCTGCTTAGAGATCAGCAAGTTACCAGGTCCCTGGTGGCTCTTAATTAAGAAATCTCAAACTTAACAGAAGGATCAAAAACCAAGTTACCAAGTTAGCAAAACGACATAGACCTATTGATGGTTTTGATGTATTGGAGATAAAGCATGGTCCAATAGACCCTTCTGGTGTAAGTGATATCACAGAATCTCAGTAGAACAGAATAGAGAAAGTCCTCCAACAGGTCAACTGAAGAATGTGATTAGGTTTAAACATCTCGGCTTTTGACATATGATGGTGGAAGGCTACATATGAGAGAAAAATGAAGCAAACTTGACAAAGAATAAGATTCTAGCGCCACAGATCTACAAACCTGGAAAAAGCATCACTACTGGGGCATCTTTATTCACATGAGCTTCTTGAACTCTTTTAGCCACAATACCTGTACGCAATTGACCTGACTAATGAAGAAAACAGTTCCAGGACCAATCTCTCCAAAAGAGAAACAGGGTGCTCATGcttaaaaatctagaaaatcctatctcAGGGTGAAAGTAcaggaaaatcctcaaataaATGATTCTCTTTTCCTAAAAGATCATGGGAGGCGAAATACAACTACATGTAAAACAGCTTCAAATAAAGGGAACTTGTCTCCAAAAGGACACTGTGGAACTTATCCTACAATTCAAATGGTTCAGCAGTAAAGATGTTCCTAGGTGACCCTTCTCCCACTAGTGCAGCTCCTTTTCTTTCACAAAATTTGCTTTTATTCTAGAGGATGTGGGAAGAGAATGGACTTTTGAACAAGAAGAATGCCCAAACAGGAATGTCAGAATAGCTAAACAGCAgaagctaattatttcaaatgttTCGTATAACTAGAGGATCAACCAGATGCGCTCCTGCATGAGAATATTACTCTTTCAATATCTATTTTGTAGTAAGACGAGCTCAGGACTGCTTGGAATAAAAGAATTGGTCCATGGTTAATGCCACCATTCCACCTAATGAATTATTAGGATATGCTCAAAAGACTGTTCAAAGGTTCCATGTCCTCATTGCTTCTCAATTAATTCACTCTGAACTGCAATGACACCTCTCATGAGATTTTGGAAGTGTATTGCAAAAAGGAAGCTGCAGTGGAAGTAGAGGGTTTTCCATTCAGGTAATGGGAGTAGGCGTATGAAGGAGTGTTCAGATGTACAGCTAGGTCCAAGTTGCAAAAGAAGAATGTATACTGGGCAAGGCAACATCATGTTTGAAACACATCGATCTAAAATAGGGAGATCAATGAGTCTCATTAATTATCATCCGATTTCTCCTTGTGGCTCATATTCTTTCTCGTATTAAATCACAAAAACCATCTTAGCGGATAAACCATAGCAATTGCTATCTAGACTCTTACACCATACGACTAGAGATGAATGTCGAAGGTCGGAGTTCCTGCCAGTTCGGCTATGAAGTAACTTACTATCCTTTTAAGCAAGTCCTTTCCTTTAACTTCTTTATTGGGTTGTGTAAGAAATAGCATCCGGCCCACCTTTTTCTAATGATCAACATGGATAACCACTACAGAATCAAATTCTTAAATCTTGTCTTTATCAATTCCATAGCAATGATAGCATTGTAGTAGGAGAAATCAACTTACAGAAATATCAACAGATTTTTTGCAGGCAAGACTTGTCCTATAACCTACtgttattataaaaaaaaatagcagaaTTAAACAAACTCCTCCATTTTAGGTATCGAATCTCTTGACAAATTAAATTATTCTCTTTTCTTACCAGGCAGTCCTTTGTCGGAAAGATGTGAACCTCCATCACAATGACCCGCAGCAAAAGCTATATGGTGTTTATTCATTAaccatttcttgcaaaggaCAAATTGTTAAATTATGACAAACATAGTCATAAGTAGTATATGCACCTGCAACCCCCCTGAAGTCTAATGCTTTTGACTCCCTCTGGACATAGATACAACCAAGGCACTTGCTGCCAAAACACGTTACAGGAAGCTGGTATCATTGCATAGAAATGTAAAGTGATATATGTTGTAACTCGAAGATGAAACGGCCAAGTTACACATGTTCTAAGCTTAAAACTGTGATAGTTTTAGTCAGCAAACATATGTACCTTGTTCACACCTCAAGACATATTAAGCATTCTTCTTTATTGCTTTGGTACTACGTATACAATGTTTCAGAACATTttcttgccaaaggaaaatgcTTAACATGGAAGCAACAAAGGTGGATAATAAAGAACGGCAATTCATTAGTAACCTGAAGCATTCTTCTTTATTGCTTTGGTACTACGTATACAATGTTTCAGAACATATTAAGCATTCTTCTTTATTGCTTTGGTACTACGTATACAATGTTTCAGAACATTttcttgccaaaggaaaatgcTTAACATGGAAGCAACAAAGGTGGATAATAAAGAACGGCAATTCATTAGTAACCTGAAGCATTCTTCTTTATTGCTTTGGTACTACGTATACAATGTTTCAGAACATATTAAGCATTCTTCTTTATTGCTTTGGTACTACGGATACAATGTTTCAGAACATTttcttgccaaaggaaaatgcTTAACATGGAAGCAACAAAGGTGGATAATAAAGAACGGCAATTCATTAGTAACCTGAAGTGCACTAACCTGACAAGGCCAACAATGGGAAGTTCAGCCACCGATCTCTTcagcaatttcaaaaaaaaaaagacactagTGTCAGTAAAAGTGTCACAGCAACAAATTTAACGTCATGCATTGACAGACCTTGGCAACAAAGCTTGGAAAAGAGGACGACATGTGATACAATATGTCTATGTAAGATACATGGTTAGATATAATCGCTCCCGGCCTCTCGTTCTCCTCAAGCTGCTCTACGGCAAAATTCTGACCCATTTGGAAGAGAAGGAACCCAGAGAGATAAAAGCAATTAATGTCAGTAAAACAAGACTCTACAAATTATATTGCCTAAGGAAGAAACTTCATTTAATCAAATCCCAATAGTTTAATAATACAATGGATGTACGAAATTCACGAATGCTTCAGAAAAAAACACGCCACAATTTGCTTGGTTGCTCTTATATTAATTGGACTGTCAGAACTAGATAACAATATCAGCTAAAATACCATAAAGTTAAGCCAAATTCAAATGGTAAATAGACGTTTTCATTCATTTCAAAAGAGGGCAAGACTCTCAAAATGGTATAACAAATGTGACATTTTGAGTCTAGAAACAGTACATTATGAATCTCTCCAAAGTACAGCTAAACCAGATATTTCATTTATCCATTGAGTGTGCCACACGCAAACCCCAACTCCCACgcccccaccccccacccccaccccccaaaaaaaaaaaaaagaccatgaAAAGCACAGCAATGCAAGAGATGCTGTATGCCTGTCTATGGAAACCTTCATTTGAAGAACAGCCTTCAACTATCCAGAAAACAAGTGCAGCTTGAATATATTGAAAATAACACTGTGACTTACTCTCATCCAGGTGTTTGCACAATTTTGGGACAACCTACAGAAGAGCAAGCATGCCTTGTGGAATGGAATTACTGGGCTAGTATCAAAGATTTTTACGGTTGCGATCCGTAAAACATTATTCAATTCATAAACAACTGAAAATAATCGATTGTTTGATTAAAACGTCTATTTACCAGCACCACCAGCTCTGTCCATTCTTCATTCATTATAGCATCTTCCCAACAAACCTCATGAATGGTATGAAGTTCGTAATTgctttcaatttcaaatttcaatgcAATTTCGAATCCAGTTGGAACAGATCCACTTTGCTATTGCATGgtcaaattcaaaaattaaatgaccTCATGGACAAACACTGCAGAAACTATTTGATAAGCAGACATtcatgtgctctctctctctctctctctctcttcatttaaCATCTTAATAGTAATTAAACCCACGCGTATTCATACCCCTTTAAATCGATGTGACATCTTCCTCGCACGACATTTCTCTCGTTTGCTGCAAACAACATAGACTAAAATTGCTAAAATTAAGCTAGACGTAGTCAGAATCGCTTCCTAAACCCATAGCAATGTCGGGGAAAGATTCTTCAAACCTCAAACCATAAGCATCAAATTCCACACAGAATAAATTTCAAACGATAGCTTCAAAACACGAGCAAAAAGCACAACGTTCCGCCCCCCTTACCTCACCATCACCGGACTTGAGAATTCTCGGCCCGCAACGCCTCTCACGAATCCTGTAAAACCCGAGCGTGAAGAACATGACCCGGGACAAGAACCTCCTGGAGTACACGATCACCGCCCTCCGCCACCCTCCGACGTGAGCGTAGTCCTCCTGGTCGTCCTCCCGGTGCGGCTCCAAGCCGAGAGTGCAGACCCTGCAGATGGAGTAGTAGAACAGGGCCAGGCTCACGCCGACCACGACGCGCACGGGCACGATCGTCACCAGCGCGAGGCCTAGGAGCACCTTCTCGGCCAGAGGCGGGTCGCCGCGCCCCCTGGGGCCGTACACGTCGTGGCGGACGAACGGAGCGAACTTCCTCTCCAGCTCGTCGCAGGGCGGCTTCGTATCGATCACAGGGTGCTCGAGGTCGGGCTCCATTGATGGATCGGGAAGCTGCCTGTTGTGGAAGCAGATTTGGTTGACGAGTtgagtgagcaagagagagtcTGGGGAGTTTCGCGAGTCAAGTGTTCGACAAAATTCTAAGCGTTTCGCAGTCGGCGCATTTTTGCTCGAGCTCGTGGTGTCGACACGTCCAATGGCGAAGTTGCCTGCGATTTCCCGAGCTGGAAGGGAGCAAGAGACGTGGCTTGCGCGCGGAACTGATACGTGACGCTTATAACTTAAGCGGCTGTTTGACACCGGGACAAAAAATTCTCCCTCTTTGTCTGAAAGGCGGGAAACAGATTGCGTGGAGAGCAGTTCTCGTATGTTTCTCAACCATATGAGCCCGGATAATCTCCGTCTTTAACTAATTACTGTGGAACTTGATCGTCCGGAAAACCAAAATCCCCTGATTAGGTACATGGACGCATTTAATTTCATCGGATGTTTGTTCCATTTAGGatatcaaaacaaaacaaagagacAAATCTTAGATTTAACTTTAGAAATCCTATGGCAATAGTCGCCGCTATTGACGACGATGGTCGTGTTCAGCCatcatgaccaaaaaaaaaaaaaaagaggaaaagggctAATGCGACCGCCTGATGATTGTTTGAGTGATCATGCAATCACG from Rhodamnia argentea isolate NSW1041297 chromosome 2, ASM2092103v1, whole genome shotgun sequence encodes the following:
- the LOC115730353 gene encoding lysophospholipid acyltransferase LPEAT1-like isoform X1, coding for MEPDLEHPVIDTKPPCDELERKFAPFVRHDVYGPRGRGDPPLAEKVLLGLALVTIVPVRVVVGVSLALFYYSICRVCTLGLEPHREDDQEDYAHVGGWRRAVIVYSRRFLSRVMFFTLGFYRIRERRCGPRILKSGDGENFAVEQLEENERPGAIISNHVSYIDILYHMSSSFPSFVAKRSVAELPIVGLVSKCLGCIYVQRESKALDFRGVAGIVAKRVQEAHVNKDAPVVMLFPEGTTTNGEFLLPFKTGAFLSNAPVLPVILRYPYERFSPAWDSISGVRHLIFLLCQFVNHLEVTYLPLYYPSKQEQDDPKLYADNVRRLMAVMGNLMLSDSGLAEKRIYHAALNGNCMQKDD
- the LOC115730353 gene encoding lysophospholipid acyltransferase LPEAT1-like isoform X2, whose translation is MEPDLEHPVIDTKPPCDELERKFAPFVRHDVYGPRGRGDPPLAEKVLLGLALVTIVPVRVVVGVSLALFYYSICRVCTLGLEPHREDDQEDYAHVGGWRRAVIVYSRRFLSRVMFFTLGFYRIRERRCGPRILKSGDGERSVAELPIVGLVSKCLGCIYVQRESKALDFRGVAGIVAKRVQEAHVNKDAPVVMLFPEGTTTNGEFLLPFKTGAFLSNAPVLPVILRYPYERFSPAWDSISGVRHLIFLLCQFVNHLEVTYLPLYYPSKQEQDDPKLYADNVRRLMAVMGNLMLSDSGLAEKRIYHAALNGNCMQKDD